Proteins from one Rhinoraja longicauda isolate Sanriku21f chromosome 41, sRhiLon1.1, whole genome shotgun sequence genomic window:
- the snrpa gene encoding U1 small nuclear ribonucleoprotein A, whose amino-acid sequence MSVQDTRPNHTIYINNLNEKIKKDELKKSLYAIFSQFGQILDILVARNLKMRGQAFVIFKEVSSATNALRSMQGFPFYDKPMRIQYSKTDSDIIAKMKGTYVERDRKKEKRKVKAPEPSVNKKANAPLIANAVPSPVSGMPMMNQAPRMMPMSGQPPYMPPPGMMPPPGMAPGQMPPGSIPPGQMMAGQMPPPAQTVSENPPNHILFLTNLPEETNELMLSMLFNQFPGFKEVRLVPGRHDIAFVEFDNEVQAGAARDALQGFKITQSNAMKISFAKK is encoded by the exons ATGTCTGTCCAGGACACCCGTCCCAACCACACCATCTACATCAATAATCTGAATGAGAAGATTAAGAAAGATG AGCTGAAGAAGTCCCTCTATGCCATCTTCTCCCAGTTTGGCCAGATTCTGGACATCCTTGTCGCTAGGAACCTGAAGATGCGAGGGCAGGCCTTTGTCATTTTCAAGGAGGTCAGCAGTGCTACCAATGCCCTGAGGTCCATGCAAGGGTTTCCGTTTTATGACAAGCCAATG AGGATCCAGTATTCAAAAACTGATTCTGATATCATAGCCAAGATGAAGGGCACCTATGTGGAACGTGACCGGAAGAAGGAGAAGAGGAAGGTGAAGGCTCCGGAACCATCTGTCAATAAGAAGGCAAATGCCCCGCTAATAGCCAATGCTGTACCCTCTCCCGTCTCG ggcATGCCGATGATGAACCAAGCCCCACGGATGATGCCAATGTCAGGGCAGCCTCCCTACATGCCACCACCTGGCATGATGCCTCCCCCTGGGATGGCACCTGGCCAGATGCCACCTGGGTCCATTCCTCCTGGCCAAATGATGGCTGGGCAGATGCCACCTCCTGCTCAGACG GTGTCTGAAAATCCACCCAACCACATCCTCTTCCTGACCAACCTGCCTGAGGAGACCAATGAGCTGATGCTGTCCATGCTTTTCAACCA GTTCCCCGGCTTTAAGGAGGTGCGCTTGGTGCCGGGCCGCCATGACATCGCCTTCGTGGAGTTCGACAATGAGGTGCAAGCGGGGGCAGCACGAGACGCATTGCAAGGGTTCAAGATCACACAGTCAAATGCAATGAAGATCTCTTTCGCAAAGAAATGA